The following coding sequences lie in one Scatophagus argus isolate fScaArg1 chromosome 9, fScaArg1.pri, whole genome shotgun sequence genomic window:
- the LOC124065408 gene encoding beta-2-microglobulin-like isoform X3, whose product MTGLHFLYKLTITAVLLCTTPSEMTGLHFLYKLTITAVLLCTTPSVPPIVKIRQTKPAAYGEQSMLECSARGFFPQDVTVSWLRDGVEVTTDVSSTDVLANGDWSFQLQSYLEFTPQRGERVSCRVNHSSLHGSLEVDWDADALDAKHLKKMVGIIFFFIGFTAAAGGAVYYWWKQRFDFSPLGRQGQTSPRRLSEL is encoded by the exons ATGACGGGACTTCATTTTCTGTACAAACTCACAATCACTGCTGTTTTACTCTGCACTACACCATCAG AGATGACGGGACTTCATTTTCTGTACAAACTCACAATCACTGCTGTTTTACTCTGCACTACACCATCAG TGCCTCCGATTGTCAAGATCCGTCAGACCAAGCCAGCTGCCTACGGGGAGCAGTCCATGCTCGAGTGCAGTGCTCGGGGTTTTTTCCCTCAGGATGTGACGGTGAGCTGGCTGAGAGACGGGGTGGAGGTCACCACCGATGTGTCGTCAACAGATGTCCTGGCCAACGGGGACTGGAGCTTCCAGCTTCAGTCTTACCTGGAGTTCACACCCCAACGAGGGGAGAGGGTGAGCTGCAGGGTGAACCACAGCAGCCTGCACGGGAGCCTGGAGGTGGACTGGG ATGCTGATGCACTGGATGCTAAGCACCTGAAGAAGATGGTGGgaatcatcttcttcttcatcgGCTTCACTGCGGCTGCTGGTGGAGCAGTTTACTACTGGTGGAAACAGAG aTTTGACTTCAGCCCATTAGGTAGACAAGGACAAACATCTCCGAGACGTCTTTCAGAATTATAG
- the LOC124065408 gene encoding rano class II histocompatibility antigen, A beta chain-like isoform X1, whose product MTGLHFLYKLTITAVLLCTTPSEMTGLHFLYKLTITAVLLCTTPSGGYVCQMIADCVYDDNITDMVFFVKNVFNQKIYTLYDSRVGKYVGYGEVGIRNADHYNSQVWKMRERRQQVETLCRYNARLFRKSTLDRKVPPIVKIRQTKPAAYGEQSMLECSARGFFPQDVTVSWLRDGVEVTTDVSSTDVLANGDWSFQLQSYLEFTPQRGERVSCRVNHSSLHGSLEVDWDADALDAKHLKKMVGIIFFFIGFTAAAGGAVYYWWKQRFDFSPLGRQGQTSPRRLSEL is encoded by the exons ATGACGGGACTTCATTTTCTGTACAAACTCACAATCACTGCTGTTTTACTCTGCACTACACCATCAG AGATGACGGGACTTCATTTTCTGTACAAACTCACAATCACTGCTGTTTTACTCTGCACTACACCATCAG GTGGGTATGTGTGTCAGATGATTGCCGACTGCGTGTATGACGACAACATCACAGACATGGTTTTCTTCGTGAAAAACGTATTTAACCAGAAGATTTACACCTTGTATGACTCCCGGGTTGGGAAGTATGTTGGCTATGGAGAAGTGGGCATAAGGAATGCGGACCATTATAACAGCCAGGTTTGGAAAATGCGGGAAAGAAGACAACAAGTGGAGACTCTTTGCAGATACAATGCGAGGTTGTTCAGAAAGAGCACATTGGATAGAAAAG TGCCTCCGATTGTCAAGATCCGTCAGACCAAGCCAGCTGCCTACGGGGAGCAGTCCATGCTCGAGTGCAGTGCTCGGGGTTTTTTCCCTCAGGATGTGACGGTGAGCTGGCTGAGAGACGGGGTGGAGGTCACCACCGATGTGTCGTCAACAGATGTCCTGGCCAACGGGGACTGGAGCTTCCAGCTTCAGTCTTACCTGGAGTTCACACCCCAACGAGGGGAGAGGGTGAGCTGCAGGGTGAACCACAGCAGCCTGCACGGGAGCCTGGAGGTGGACTGGG ATGCTGATGCACTGGATGCTAAGCACCTGAAGAAGATGGTGGgaatcatcttcttcttcatcgGCTTCACTGCGGCTGCTGGTGGAGCAGTTTACTACTGGTGGAAACAGAG aTTTGACTTCAGCCCATTAGGTAGACAAGGACAAACATCTCCGAGACGTCTTTCAGAATTATAG
- the LOC124065408 gene encoding rano class II histocompatibility antigen, A beta chain-like isoform X2, giving the protein MTGLHFLYKLTITAVLLCTTPSGGYVCQMIADCVYDDNITDMVFFVKNVFNQKIYTLYDSRVGKYVGYGEVGIRNADHYNSQVWKMRERRQQVETLCRYNARLFRKSTLDRKVPPIVKIRQTKPAAYGEQSMLECSARGFFPQDVTVSWLRDGVEVTTDVSSTDVLANGDWSFQLQSYLEFTPQRGERVSCRVNHSSLHGSLEVDWDADALDAKHLKKMVGIIFFFIGFTAAAGGAVYYWWKQRFDFSPLGRQGQTSPRRLSEL; this is encoded by the exons ATGACGGGACTTCATTTTCTGTACAAACTCACAATCACTGCTGTTTTACTCTGCACTACACCATCAG GTGGGTATGTGTGTCAGATGATTGCCGACTGCGTGTATGACGACAACATCACAGACATGGTTTTCTTCGTGAAAAACGTATTTAACCAGAAGATTTACACCTTGTATGACTCCCGGGTTGGGAAGTATGTTGGCTATGGAGAAGTGGGCATAAGGAATGCGGACCATTATAACAGCCAGGTTTGGAAAATGCGGGAAAGAAGACAACAAGTGGAGACTCTTTGCAGATACAATGCGAGGTTGTTCAGAAAGAGCACATTGGATAGAAAAG TGCCTCCGATTGTCAAGATCCGTCAGACCAAGCCAGCTGCCTACGGGGAGCAGTCCATGCTCGAGTGCAGTGCTCGGGGTTTTTTCCCTCAGGATGTGACGGTGAGCTGGCTGAGAGACGGGGTGGAGGTCACCACCGATGTGTCGTCAACAGATGTCCTGGCCAACGGGGACTGGAGCTTCCAGCTTCAGTCTTACCTGGAGTTCACACCCCAACGAGGGGAGAGGGTGAGCTGCAGGGTGAACCACAGCAGCCTGCACGGGAGCCTGGAGGTGGACTGGG ATGCTGATGCACTGGATGCTAAGCACCTGAAGAAGATGGTGGgaatcatcttcttcttcatcgGCTTCACTGCGGCTGCTGGTGGAGCAGTTTACTACTGGTGGAAACAGAG aTTTGACTTCAGCCCATTAGGTAGACAAGGACAAACATCTCCGAGACGTCTTTCAGAATTATAG
- the LOC124065410 gene encoding vitelline membrane outer layer protein 1 homolog translates to MASLLTFVALLGLFSGGLCGEKNFLQRAGVAFNNREYRSLLTVNNGERFGNWTWPEMCPDKFFAVGFSVRVESNQYGVDDTALNGIRLICAKEEDRSFLYSIESHTGYFGDWSQPLYCPRGVLTSFQIRVEPHQGMFGDDTAVNNIKFRCSSSPTLEGPGMDWGEYGHWSQECVDGGICGIETKMEEYQYALDDSTLNDVRFHCCARLQQ, encoded by the exons ATGGCAAGTCTGCTCACCTTTGTGGCCCTGCTGGGTCTGTTCTCTGGTGGCCTCTGTGGGGAGAAAAACTTTCTTCAGCGCGCTGGTGTGGCCTTTAACAACAGAGAGTACAGATCTCTGCTCACTGTAAACAATGGAGAGAGGTTTGGGAACTGGACCTGGCCTGAGATGTGTCCCGACAAGTTCTTTGCTGTCGGCTTCAGTGTCAGG GTGGAGTCTAATCAGTACGGGGTGGATGACACGGCTCTGAACGGGATCCGCCTCATTTGCGCCAAGGAAGAGGACAGAAGCTTCCTGTACTCCATTGAATCCCACACTGGCTA CTTCGGTGACTGGTCCCAGCCCCTGTACTGCCCCAGAGGTGTGCTCACCTCCTTCCAGATTCGCGTGGAGCCCCATCAAGGTATGTTCGGTGACGACACAGCCGTGAACAACATCAAGTTccgctgcagcagcagcccgACGCTGGAGGGGCCCGGCATGGACTGGGGAGAGTACGGCCACTGGAGCCAGGAGTGCGTCGACGGAGGGATCTGTGGCATCGAGACCAAGATGGAGGAATACCAGTATGCCCTTGATGACTCCACCCTCAATGACGTCCGCTTCCACTGCTGTGCCAGACTTCAGCAG TGA